One stretch of Oryzias latipes chromosome 7, ASM223467v1 DNA includes these proteins:
- the LOC101155274 gene encoding taste receptor type 1 member 2-like, with amino-acid sequence MKKQEGVHKCCFSCTICPNGTHLNTTGNPYNVIKCNKTQWSAGGNTSCIELQLEYVKFSDPTAIVIMTGTVILLAFIVAISVLFALNYNTPVVRSAGGPMCFIILGCLGLCSISVFFFFGEPSVAFCVLRYFPFLLFYTVCVACFLMRSFQIAFVFKISAKFQNISGIWTKYNLHWIFISAAFFLQAILLIVRYSLEPPTKEKYYCDRNITVCDLKKFQTDSLISFILISLWNFRSCS; translated from the exons ATGAAAAAACAGGAAGGAGTCCACAAATGCTGCTTCAGTTGTACAATCTGTCCCAACGGAACTCACCTGAACACTACAGGta ATCCTTATAACGTCATCAAATGCAACAAAACACAGTGGTCTGCTGGGGGAAATACATCATGCATTGAACTGCAGCTGGAGTACGTGAAATTCAGCGATCCTACGGCTATAGTTATCATGACTGGGACCGTGATCTTGTTGGCCTTCATTGTAGCCATATCTGTTCTCTTTGCCCTCAACTACAACACACCGGTTGTCCGATCTGCTGGAGGTCCAATGTGTTTCATAATTTTAGGATGCCTTGGCCTGTGCAgcatcagtgttttctttttcttcggTGAGCCCAGTGTTGCGTTTTGTGTCTTAAGGTATTTTCCATTTCTGTTGTTCTATACTGTTTGTGTGGCGTGTTTTTTAATGCGCTCCTTTcaaattgcttttgttttcaaaatatcaGCAAAGTTCCAAAATATCTCAGGGATTTGGACTAAATATAATTTACACTGGATATttatttctgctgcatttttcctcCAGGCCATTTTACTTATTGTTCGTTATTCCCTTGAGCCTCCAACAAAAGAGAAATATTACTGTGATAGAAATATAACCGtttgtgatcttaaaaaatTTCAAACAGACTCACTcatctcatttattttaatatct CTTTGGAACTTTCGCTCATGTTCTTGA